The following proteins are co-located in the Sphaeramia orbicularis chromosome 24, fSphaOr1.1, whole genome shotgun sequence genome:
- the hmgn3 gene encoding high mobility group nucleosome-binding domain-containing protein 3 isoform X1, with product MPKRKSPEGPEGKEASKVTKQEPTRRSERLLAKPAPPKPEAKPKKAIVKKVADEKGAKAKKGGAKGKKDDGPAQNGETKTNEETEAAEEAAEEKA from the exons ATGCCGAAGAGAAAG TCTCCAGAGGGTCCCGAGGGCAAGGAGGCCTCCAAAGTCACAAAACAAGAG CCCACCAGAAGGTCAGAGAGATTGTTAGCG AAGCCTGCTCCACCCAAGCCTGAGGCCAAGCCTAAGAAGGCCATCGTCAAG AAGGTGGCAGACGAAAAGGGCGCTAAGGCAAAGAAAGGCGGAGCTAAGGGAAAGAAGGACGATGGCCCCGCCCAGAACGGAGAGACAAAGACCAATGAG GAAACTGAAGCAGCAGAGGAGGCGGCTGAGGAGAAGGCGTAA
- the hmgn3 gene encoding high mobility group nucleosome-binding domain-containing protein 3 isoform X2 yields MPKRKSPEGPEGKEASKVTKQEPTRRSERLLAKPAPPKPEAKPKKAIVKVADEKGAKAKKGGAKGKKDDGPAQNGETKTNEETEAAEEAAEEKA; encoded by the exons ATGCCGAAGAGAAAG TCTCCAGAGGGTCCCGAGGGCAAGGAGGCCTCCAAAGTCACAAAACAAGAG CCCACCAGAAGGTCAGAGAGATTGTTAGCG AAGCCTGCTCCACCCAAGCCTGAGGCCAAGCCTAAGAAGGCCATCGTCAAG GTGGCAGACGAAAAGGGCGCTAAGGCAAAGAAAGGCGGAGCTAAGGGAAAGAAGGACGATGGCCCCGCCCAGAACGGAGAGACAAAGACCAATGAG GAAACTGAAGCAGCAGAGGAGGCGGCTGAGGAGAAGGCGTAA
- the hmgn3 gene encoding high mobility group nucleosome-binding domain-containing protein 3 isoform X4, translated as MPKRKSPEGPEGKEASKVTKQEPTRRSERLLAPAPPKPEAKPKKAIVKVADEKGAKAKKGGAKGKKDDGPAQNGETKTNEETEAAEEAAEEKA; from the exons ATGCCGAAGAGAAAG TCTCCAGAGGGTCCCGAGGGCAAGGAGGCCTCCAAAGTCACAAAACAAGAG CCCACCAGAAGGTCAGAGAGATTGTTAGCG CCTGCTCCACCCAAGCCTGAGGCCAAGCCTAAGAAGGCCATCGTCAAG GTGGCAGACGAAAAGGGCGCTAAGGCAAAGAAAGGCGGAGCTAAGGGAAAGAAGGACGATGGCCCCGCCCAGAACGGAGAGACAAAGACCAATGAG GAAACTGAAGCAGCAGAGGAGGCGGCTGAGGAGAAGGCGTAA
- the hmgn3 gene encoding high mobility group nucleosome-binding domain-containing protein 3 isoform X3, with the protein MPKRKSPEGPEGKEASKVTKQEPTRRSERLLAPAPPKPEAKPKKAIVKKVADEKGAKAKKGGAKGKKDDGPAQNGETKTNEETEAAEEAAEEKA; encoded by the exons ATGCCGAAGAGAAAG TCTCCAGAGGGTCCCGAGGGCAAGGAGGCCTCCAAAGTCACAAAACAAGAG CCCACCAGAAGGTCAGAGAGATTGTTAGCG CCTGCTCCACCCAAGCCTGAGGCCAAGCCTAAGAAGGCCATCGTCAAG AAGGTGGCAGACGAAAAGGGCGCTAAGGCAAAGAAAGGCGGAGCTAAGGGAAAGAAGGACGATGGCCCCGCCCAGAACGGAGAGACAAAGACCAATGAG GAAACTGAAGCAGCAGAGGAGGCGGCTGAGGAGAAGGCGTAA
- the hmgn3 gene encoding high mobility group nucleosome-binding domain-containing protein 3 isoform X5 has product MPKRKSPEGPEGKEASKVTKQEPTRRSERLLAKPAPPKPEAKPKKAIVKKVADEKGAKAKKGGAKGKKDDGPAQNGETKTNEIYVSRPSVSVSSIRSTAPSLMSVRGQSETVRVKGTTGCL; this is encoded by the exons ATGCCGAAGAGAAAG TCTCCAGAGGGTCCCGAGGGCAAGGAGGCCTCCAAAGTCACAAAACAAGAG CCCACCAGAAGGTCAGAGAGATTGTTAGCG AAGCCTGCTCCACCCAAGCCTGAGGCCAAGCCTAAGAAGGCCATCGTCAAG AAGGTGGCAGACGAAAAGGGCGCTAAGGCAAAGAAAGGCGGAGCTAAGGGAAAGAAGGACGATGGCCCCGCCCAGAACGGAGAGACAAAGACCAATGAG atCTATGTGTCTCGTCCGTCTGTCAGTGTGTCCTCCATCAGAAGCACAGCTCCCTCCTTGATGTCAGTGAGAGGACAGAGCGAGACAGTCAGAGTTAAGGGTACGACCGGGTGCCTCTAA